In Micromonospora purpureochromogenes, a single window of DNA contains:
- a CDS encoding ArsR/SmtB family transcription factor has protein sequence MSQLRFETADVAGVRFGVSPVWETVSSLWVLRDPIRNALHLPWIDRARTFVARPEVAVAVGPLRELARPRAWLPDFLTPPPPGPDVEFEESLEQVRATPPAVVVRDLLATTPKRPLGPFGQALRTDPKAMLPALVTALRVWHDVAIAPDWPRMRALLEADIAHRGSQLAEGGAGLALAGLHPTVRWAGDRVVSDDPWRLDFHLGGRGIALNPGVFTPQRVLWNLLEDSPPGGTYPVRAVATLWEAAPAPPGDPLARVIGSGRAGLLQLLDSAATTSDLARRTGMSAGNVSQHLAALHAAGLVSRVRQGRHVLYRGTDAATVLLRASRGE, from the coding sequence ATGTCGCAGCTGCGGTTCGAGACGGCGGACGTCGCCGGGGTGCGGTTCGGCGTTTCTCCGGTGTGGGAGACGGTCTCCAGCCTGTGGGTGTTGCGGGACCCGATCCGAAACGCCCTGCACCTGCCCTGGATCGACCGGGCCCGGACGTTCGTCGCCCGCCCGGAGGTGGCCGTCGCGGTGGGCCCCCTGCGCGAGCTGGCCCGCCCGCGCGCCTGGCTGCCCGACTTCCTCACGCCACCCCCGCCCGGCCCGGACGTCGAGTTCGAGGAGAGCCTCGAGCAGGTCAGGGCGACGCCGCCGGCGGTGGTGGTGCGGGACCTGCTGGCCACCACCCCGAAACGGCCGCTCGGTCCGTTCGGCCAGGCGCTGCGTACCGACCCGAAGGCCATGTTGCCGGCACTGGTCACCGCGCTGCGGGTCTGGCACGACGTGGCCATCGCCCCGGACTGGCCGAGGATGCGGGCGCTGCTGGAGGCGGACATCGCGCACCGGGGCAGCCAACTCGCCGAAGGTGGTGCCGGGCTGGCCCTCGCCGGGCTGCACCCCACCGTGCGCTGGGCCGGTGACCGGGTGGTCAGCGACGACCCGTGGCGGCTCGACTTCCATCTCGGCGGTCGCGGTATCGCGTTGAACCCGGGGGTCTTCACGCCCCAGCGGGTGCTGTGGAACCTGCTGGAGGACTCGCCGCCCGGCGGGACGTACCCGGTGCGGGCGGTGGCCACCCTCTGGGAAGCGGCCCCGGCGCCGCCCGGCGACCCGCTGGCCCGGGTGATCGGGTCGGGCCGGGCGGGGCTGCTCCAGTTGCTCGACAGCGCGGCCACCACCAGCGACCTGGCCCGGCGGACCGGGATGTCGGCGGGGAACGTCTCCCAGCACCTGGCCGCGCTGCACGCCGCCGGGCTGGTCTCCCGGGTGCGGCAGGGGCGGCACGTGCTCTACCGGGGAACTGACGCGGCGACGGTGCTGCTGCGGGCCAGCCGGGGAGAGTGA
- a CDS encoding nitroreductase family protein → MVDLTPLLAFRWSPRAFDPAAELTGEEASSLLEAARWAPSTGNAQPWRFALGHRDDETWKRTLVSLPEPDQRWARHAAALVVGAHAGTDPERAAYDLGQAMAHLTVQATALGLYVHQLTRFDRAALCADLDLPPAVRPLVVVAVGRLGDPLDLPEELRRRETALRRRHPVHALLLR, encoded by the coding sequence ATGGTCGACCTCACCCCGCTGCTCGCCTTCCGCTGGAGTCCCCGGGCCTTCGACCCGGCCGCCGAGCTGACCGGGGAGGAGGCGTCCTCGCTGCTGGAGGCCGCCCGCTGGGCCCCCTCGACGGGCAACGCCCAACCCTGGCGGTTCGCCCTCGGCCACCGCGACGACGAGACCTGGAAGCGGACCCTGGTCAGCCTCCCGGAACCCGACCAGCGCTGGGCCCGGCACGCCGCCGCCCTGGTGGTGGGCGCGCACGCCGGCACCGACCCGGAGCGGGCCGCCTACGACCTGGGGCAGGCGATGGCCCACCTCACCGTGCAGGCCACCGCGCTCGGCCTGTACGTGCACCAGCTCACCCGGTTCGACCGCGCCGCGCTCTGCGCCGACCTCGACCTGCCGCCCGCCGTACGCCCGCTGGTGGTGGTGGCGGTGGGCCGACTCGGCGACCCCCTCGACCTGCCCGAGGAGCTGCGCCGGCGGGAGACCGCGCTGCGCCGCCGACACCCGGTGCACGCCCTGCTGCTGCGCTGA
- a CDS encoding aspartate kinase, which translates to MALVVQKYGGSSVANAERIKRVAERIVAARKAGDDVVVVVSAMGDTTDELLDLANQVSPLPPGRELDMLLTAGERISMALLAMAIHNLGYEARSFTGSQAGVITTSVHGRARIIDVTPGRLKGALDEGAVVIVAGFQGVSQDTKDVTTLGRGGSDTTAVALAAALRADVCEIYTDVDGIFSADPRIVPNARHIKHITYEEMLELAACGAKVLHLRSVEYARRAGLPIHVRSSYSTNTGTMVTGSMEDLPVEQALITGVAHDRSEAKITIVGVPDEPGAAARIFDTVAGAEINIDMIVQNVSTEGTGRTDISFTLPKTDGPTAMAALSKIQEAVKFRGLLYDDHVGKVSLIGAGMRSHPGVAAGFFAALGAAGVNIEMISTSEIRVSVVCRDTDLDKAVRAIHDQFELGGDSEAVVYAGTGR; encoded by the coding sequence GTGGCACTCGTGGTGCAGAAGTACGGCGGGTCCTCCGTCGCCAACGCCGAGCGCATCAAGCGGGTGGCGGAGCGGATCGTCGCCGCCCGCAAGGCCGGCGACGACGTGGTGGTGGTGGTGTCCGCGATGGGCGACACCACGGACGAGCTGCTCGACCTGGCCAACCAGGTCAGCCCGCTGCCGCCGGGCCGCGAGCTGGACATGCTGCTCACCGCCGGCGAGCGGATCTCCATGGCGCTGCTCGCGATGGCCATCCACAACCTGGGGTACGAGGCCCGCTCGTTCACCGGCTCGCAGGCCGGTGTCATCACCACCTCCGTGCACGGGCGGGCGCGGATCATCGACGTCACGCCGGGCCGGCTCAAGGGCGCGCTCGACGAGGGCGCGGTGGTGATCGTCGCCGGCTTCCAGGGCGTCTCGCAGGACACCAAGGACGTCACCACGCTGGGCCGGGGCGGCTCGGACACCACCGCCGTGGCGCTCGCCGCCGCGCTGCGCGCCGACGTCTGCGAGATCTACACCGACGTGGACGGCATCTTCAGCGCCGACCCGCGGATCGTGCCGAACGCCCGGCACATCAAGCACATCACCTACGAGGAGATGCTGGAGCTGGCCGCCTGCGGCGCCAAGGTGCTGCACCTGCGCAGCGTGGAGTACGCGCGGCGCGCGGGGTTGCCGATCCACGTCCGTTCGTCATACTCGACCAACACCGGCACCATGGTCACCGGATCGATGGAGGACCTTCCCGTGGAACAGGCACTGATCACCGGGGTCGCCCACGACCGCAGTGAAGCCAAGATCACGATTGTCGGCGTGCCCGACGAGCCGGGTGCCGCCGCCAGGATCTTCGACACCGTGGCCGGCGCCGAGATCAACATCGACATGATCGTGCAGAACGTCTCCACCGAGGGCACCGGTCGCACCGACATCTCGTTCACGCTGCCCAAGACCGACGGCCCCACCGCGATGGCCGCGCTCAGCAAGATCCAGGAAGCCGTCAAGTTCCGCGGCCTGCTCTACGACGACCACGTCGGCAAGGTGTCGCTGATCGGCGCCGGCATGCGGTCGCACCCCGGTGTCGCCGCCGGCTTCTTCGCCGCGCTCGGCGCGGCCGGGGTCAACATCGAGATGATCTCCACGTCGGAGATCCGGGTCTCCGTGGTCTGCCGGGACACCGACCTCGACAAGGCGGTCCGGGCCATCCACGACCAGTTCGAGCTGGGCGGCGACTCCGAGGCCGTGGTCTACGCGGGGACGGGACGGTAG